From the bacterium genome, one window contains:
- a CDS encoding outer membrane lipoprotein-sorting protein, with product MLRFLLTIFLTLTSLVASAQTPTGLDIIQKQDAVNKGFVDEKGTGKMIIKGQGGDEAVREFEYQSLEETASAGRKALLKITQPANLSGTGLLTYENKGRDDDQWIYLPALKKSNRIVGGAKKGSFIGSDFTYEDMAPRSISDFTYTYVKAEPCGATNCSVIDSVPLPGTSIYSKVTLWVRDDNLQNARMDLYDDKGTLVKRATFDDYRQINAKFWRPYKIMMEDLNRKTFSTLVVESLALQTGLKDADFMTSVLER from the coding sequence ATGCTTCGTTTTTTACTTACCATTTTTTTAACACTTACATCCTTAGTGGCCAGTGCACAAACACCTACGGGCCTGGATATTATTCAAAAGCAAGATGCGGTGAATAAAGGCTTTGTAGATGAAAAAGGTACAGGCAAGATGATTATTAAAGGGCAGGGTGGTGACGAAGCTGTTCGCGAATTTGAGTATCAAAGTCTGGAAGAAACAGCGAGTGCCGGACGTAAGGCTCTTTTAAAAATCACGCAACCTGCCAATTTAAGTGGTACTGGCTTATTAACTTATGAAAACAAAGGGCGTGATGACGATCAGTGGATTTATTTGCCGGCTTTAAAAAAGAGTAACCGCATTGTGGGTGGAGCCAAAAAAGGCAGCTTTATTGGGTCCGATTTTACCTACGAAGACATGGCGCCCAGATCCATCAGCGATTTTACCTATACTTATGTGAAGGCCGAACCTTGTGGTGCTACCAACTGTTCGGTGATTGATTCGGTTCCGCTTCCGGGAACATCCATTTATTCTAAAGTAACACTGTGGGTACGTGATGATAATTTGCAAAATGCCCGCATGGATTTGTATGATGACAAAGGTACTTTGGTAAAACGTGCTACTTTTGATGATTATCGTCAGATTAACGCAAAATTTTGGAGACCTTATAAAATTATGATGGAAGATTTAAATAGAAAAACATTTTCCACATTAGTGGTAGAATCTCTTGCTTTGCAAAC